In a single window of the Flavobacterium sp. W4I14 genome:
- a CDS encoding K+-transporting ATPase ATPase B chain (product_source=KO:K01547; cath_funfam=2.70.150.10,3.40.50.1000; cog=COG2216; ko=KO:K01547; pfam=PF00122,PF00702; superfamily=56784,81653; tigrfam=TIGR01497; transmembrane_helix_parts=Inside_1_27,TMhelix_28_50,Outside_51_64,TMhelix_65_87,Inside_88_215,TMhelix_216_238,Outside_239_247,TMhelix_248_270,Inside_271_581,TMhelix_582_604,Outside_605_613,TMhelix_614_636,Inside_637_648,TMhelix_649_671,Outside_672_675) yields the protein MKPNNKLFEPALVQTALKQSFIKLDPRVMVRNPVMFTVEIGTLVMAYVTVYSFSHSGQGSPLYNFFIFLVLLLTVLFANFAEAIAEARGKAQADSLRKTREETPAKVILDNGTIEIRSSNQLKKGDVFICETGDTIPTDGEIIEGIATIDESAITGESAPVIRESGGDKSSVTGGTKVLSDEIKVQVSTAPGESFLDKMIALVEGASRQKTPNEIALTILLASFTMVFIIVCITLKPFADYANTPITIAALISLFVCLIPTTIGGLLSAIGIAGMDRALRANVITKSGKAVETAGDIDVLLLDKTGTITIGNRKATNFYPTAGVHIQAFTDACLLSSLADETPEGKSIIELAAEQGVKSAGTPQGSTFIKFTAETRSSGLDTLEGRRIRKGAFDSIRNIVEKAGNIFPSDIENHVKAIATNGGTPLVVSENEKALGVIELQDIIKPGISERFERLRKMGVKTVMVTGDNPLTAKYIAEKAGVDDFIAEAKPEDKMNYIKDEQNLGKLVAMMGDGTNDAPALAQADVGVAMNSGTQAAKEAGNMVDLDNDPTKLIEIVEIGKQLLITRGTLTTFSIANDVAKYFAIVPALFIASIPALQSLNIMGLHSPESAIMSAVIFNAIIIPILIPLALKGVAYKPIGATALLRRNLFIYGIGGVVAPFIGIKIIDLLVGLFV from the coding sequence ATGAAACCCAATAATAAATTGTTCGAACCTGCCTTGGTGCAGACCGCGCTAAAACAATCTTTCATCAAACTAGATCCGAGGGTAATGGTGCGTAACCCGGTAATGTTTACTGTGGAAATCGGAACGCTGGTAATGGCTTATGTTACTGTGTACTCTTTTAGCCATAGCGGACAGGGATCGCCTTTATACAATTTCTTCATCTTTTTAGTGCTTTTGCTTACTGTGCTGTTTGCAAACTTCGCCGAGGCTATTGCAGAGGCAAGAGGTAAAGCACAGGCCGACAGTCTCCGTAAAACAAGAGAAGAAACACCTGCAAAAGTAATCTTGGATAATGGTACCATCGAAATCCGTTCATCCAACCAGTTAAAAAAAGGTGATGTATTTATTTGCGAAACAGGCGATACCATCCCAACTGATGGAGAGATTATAGAAGGTATTGCCACTATTGACGAATCGGCCATTACCGGCGAGTCTGCTCCTGTAATTCGTGAATCGGGAGGTGATAAATCTTCGGTAACAGGCGGTACAAAAGTATTATCTGATGAGATTAAAGTTCAGGTGAGTACTGCCCCAGGCGAAAGCTTCTTAGATAAGATGATTGCCCTGGTTGAAGGTGCATCACGCCAGAAAACACCAAACGAAATTGCTTTAACCATTTTACTGGCCAGTTTTACCATGGTGTTTATCATCGTATGCATAACACTAAAACCTTTTGCAGATTATGCCAATACGCCGATTACCATTGCCGCGCTGATCTCGCTGTTTGTATGTCTGATCCCAACCACTATAGGCGGACTTTTATCTGCTATTGGTATCGCCGGAATGGACAGGGCGCTAAGAGCCAATGTAATTACCAAATCGGGTAAAGCGGTAGAAACTGCGGGTGATATTGATGTATTACTTTTAGATAAAACCGGAACAATTACTATTGGTAACCGTAAAGCGACCAATTTTTACCCAACTGCAGGCGTACACATTCAAGCTTTTACTGATGCTTGTTTGCTGAGCTCTTTGGCCGATGAAACCCCAGAGGGAAAATCAATCATAGAACTGGCTGCTGAGCAGGGTGTTAAATCTGCCGGAACACCTCAGGGATCTACTTTTATCAAATTTACCGCCGAAACCCGCTCAAGTGGATTAGATACCCTCGAAGGAAGAAGAATTAGAAAAGGAGCCTTCGATTCGATCAGGAATATTGTTGAAAAAGCAGGGAATATTTTTCCTTCCGATATCGAAAATCATGTGAAGGCCATTGCTACCAATGGAGGAACGCCACTTGTGGTGTCTGAAAATGAAAAAGCTCTTGGCGTAATCGAATTACAGGATATCATTAAACCAGGGATCAGTGAACGTTTCGAACGTTTGAGAAAAATGGGTGTGAAAACTGTGATGGTTACCGGAGATAATCCATTAACAGCTAAATATATTGCTGAGAAAGCTGGTGTTGACGATTTTATTGCTGAGGCCAAGCCCGAGGATAAAATGAACTACATCAAAGACGAACAGAACTTAGGTAAACTGGTAGCCATGATGGGGGATGGAACCAATGATGCGCCTGCCTTAGCACAGGCAGATGTTGGTGTAGCCATGAACAGTGGAACACAGGCTGCAAAAGAGGCAGGTAACATGGTCGATTTGGATAACGACCCCACTAAACTGATCGAAATCGTAGAAATTGGTAAGCAGTTACTAATTACACGTGGTACGCTGACTACTTTTTCCATCGCGAATGATGTGGCTAAGTATTTTGCCATCGTTCCGGCATTGTTTATTGCTTCAATTCCTGCCTTGCAAAGCCTGAACATTATGGGCCTGCACTCACCAGAATCAGCCATTATGTCGGCTGTGATTTTTAACGCCATCATTATTCCAATTCTGATTCCCCTGGCACTAAAAGGTGTGGCTTACAAACCTATCGGCGCAACTGCTTTATTACGCAGAAACCTGTTTATATATGGCATTGGTGGGGTAGTAGCCCCATTTATAGGGATTAAAATAATCGATTTATTGGTTGGCTTATTTGTATAA
- a CDS encoding K+-transporting ATPase ATPase A chain (product_source=KO:K01546; cog=COG2060; ko=KO:K01546; pfam=PF03814; tigrfam=TIGR00680; transmembrane_helix_parts=Outside_1_4,TMhelix_5_27,Inside_28_67,TMhelix_68_85,Outside_86_134,TMhelix_135_157,Inside_158_177,TMhelix_178_200,Outside_201_257,TMhelix_258_276,Inside_277_280,TMhelix_281_303,Outside_304_375,TMhelix_376_398,Inside_399_417,TMhelix_418_440,Outside_441_496,TMhelix_497_519,Inside_520_538,TMhelix_539_561,Outside_562_572): MNTELTGIIATFLLTLVIAIPLGKYLAKVFAGEKVWTDFLKPLETGIYKLSGINIKEQMNWKQQLKALLTINILWLFYGFFVLIFQDKLPFNPDGNPAMTPDLAFNTIISFVANCNLQHYSGESGVSYLTQQYVLMFLQFVSAATGIAAAVVLFKAFRDKTTTELGNFWEFFVKSITRLLLPLSFVMALILTFNGTPASYEGKDQFISLQGDTVHVSRGPAAQMIAIKHLGTNGGGYFGANSAHPFENPSYFTNMVELIAQVIIPIAMVIAFGYFIRRKKLAWTIFGVMTIGLFMLLLPTLSSELGGNPALAKMGISQTTGAMEGKEVRFGPAATAYWSTLTTVISTGSVNGMHDSTMPLTGLWQLLAMMINSFYGGCGVGLLNYFIYLIVAVFISGLMVGRTPEFLGHKVEAREIKIAAIITLLSPFLILAGTAIASYVFTSHGDAAWTVQPKSWLNNPGFHGFSEMLYEMTSSNANNGSGFEGLGDNNIFWNLSTGIVIFLGRFLPIIGPVAIAGLLGAKKFIPESAGTLKTDTKTFALMTFAVILVLNALSYFPALTLGPLAEYFTMLK, encoded by the coding sequence ATGAACACTGAATTAACAGGCATTATCGCCACATTCCTGCTCACCCTGGTCATCGCAATACCGTTGGGGAAATACCTGGCTAAGGTCTTTGCAGGAGAAAAAGTCTGGACAGATTTTTTAAAGCCATTGGAAACTGGCATTTACAAGCTTTCCGGAATCAACATTAAAGAACAGATGAACTGGAAACAGCAGTTAAAAGCACTGCTTACCATTAATATACTATGGTTGTTTTATGGCTTTTTTGTACTCATCTTCCAGGATAAACTTCCATTCAATCCGGATGGCAATCCTGCGATGACGCCAGATTTGGCTTTTAACACCATTATCAGCTTTGTTGCCAACTGTAACCTTCAGCATTATTCGGGAGAGAGCGGCGTAAGTTACCTCACCCAGCAATATGTACTGATGTTTCTTCAGTTTGTAAGTGCGGCAACAGGTATTGCCGCTGCAGTAGTCCTTTTCAAAGCTTTTAGAGATAAAACAACAACTGAGCTCGGTAATTTCTGGGAATTCTTTGTTAAATCGATTACCCGTTTATTATTGCCATTATCTTTTGTGATGGCGCTAATCTTAACCTTTAATGGTACTCCCGCAAGCTATGAGGGTAAAGATCAATTTATCTCGCTTCAAGGCGATACCGTACATGTTTCGAGGGGTCCAGCTGCTCAAATGATTGCCATTAAACATTTAGGCACTAATGGTGGAGGTTATTTTGGGGCCAATTCGGCACATCCATTTGAAAATCCAAGTTATTTTACCAATATGGTTGAGCTAATTGCACAGGTAATCATCCCTATTGCAATGGTTATTGCATTTGGTTATTTCATCCGCAGGAAAAAACTAGCCTGGACCATCTTTGGTGTAATGACCATCGGTTTGTTTATGCTGCTTTTACCAACCTTAAGTTCAGAGTTGGGCGGTAATCCAGCCCTGGCTAAAATGGGTATCTCGCAAACTACCGGTGCAATGGAAGGTAAAGAAGTGCGCTTCGGTCCGGCAGCTACTGCTTATTGGAGTACACTTACCACTGTAATTTCTACCGGATCGGTAAACGGTATGCACGATAGCACCATGCCTTTAACCGGATTATGGCAATTACTGGCCATGATGATTAATTCATTCTACGGAGGCTGCGGCGTAGGTTTATTGAATTATTTCATTTACCTCATTGTTGCCGTATTTATTTCAGGCTTGATGGTGGGCAGAACCCCGGAGTTTCTTGGACATAAGGTAGAAGCCAGGGAGATCAAGATTGCGGCCATTATCACTTTGTTAAGCCCATTTTTGATCCTTGCCGGAACAGCCATTGCAAGTTATGTTTTTACAAGTCATGGCGATGCAGCCTGGACAGTTCAACCTAAAAGCTGGCTCAATAACCCTGGTTTCCACGGATTTTCAGAAATGTTATACGAAATGACTTCATCCAACGCCAACAACGGCTCAGGGTTTGAAGGATTGGGCGATAACAATATCTTCTGGAATCTATCTACCGGTATTGTGATTTTCTTAGGCCGCTTTTTACCGATTATCGGACCTGTTGCCATCGCTGGATTATTAGGTGCCAAAAAATTCATACCCGAATCAGCCGGTACGCTTAAAACAGATACCAAAACCTTTGCCCTAATGACTTTTGCAGTTATTCTGGTACTGAACGCATTATCTTATTTCCCTGCTCTGACTTTAGGACCCTTGGCAGAATATTTTACCATGCTTAAATAA
- a CDS encoding thiol-disulfide isomerase/thioredoxin (product_source=COG0526; cath_funfam=3.40.30.10; cog=COG0526; pfam=PF00578; smart=SM00028; superfamily=48452,52833) translates to MEIAKTYYDGKLPNENSSKFAASGYPGLTMTYAGILFEQKKYDEALVYADLAAKNPKTASPRSNFQYAKILMALNRNQEAYAKFEEAVKSGKANDEMSSTFKTLYIKVKGSDAGFDAYAAEIRKGILANLQQKLNKEIINKPAVDFTLTDIEGKKVTLSSLKGKVVILDFWATWCGPCKASFPAMQMAVNKYREDPNVKFLFIHTWEKTATPTQDASDYIKSQKYSFEVLMDTKDPDSKVNKVVTDYKVSGIPSKFVIDPAGNIRFSLMGFDGSNEAAVDEISMMIDMIKKG, encoded by the coding sequence ATGGTAAGTTGCCCAACGAAAATTCATCCAAATTTGCTGCATCGGGTTACCCGGGTTTAACCATGACTTATGCAGGTATTCTTTTCGAACAAAAGAAGTATGATGAAGCCCTTGTTTATGCTGACTTAGCGGCTAAAAACCCAAAAACAGCTTCTCCGAGATCGAATTTTCAATACGCCAAAATATTAATGGCATTGAATAGAAATCAGGAGGCTTATGCTAAATTTGAAGAGGCTGTAAAATCGGGCAAGGCCAATGATGAAATGAGTAGCACCTTTAAAACACTTTATATCAAAGTAAAGGGAAGTGATGCAGGTTTCGATGCCTATGCTGCTGAAATCAGAAAAGGGATTCTGGCCAATCTACAGCAAAAACTCAATAAAGAAATCATTAATAAACCAGCTGTAGATTTTACATTAACCGATATTGAAGGTAAAAAAGTTACACTAAGCAGTTTAAAGGGTAAGGTGGTAATCCTCGATTTTTGGGCTACCTGGTGTGGACCATGTAAAGCTTCTTTCCCTGCCATGCAAATGGCGGTTAATAAATATAGAGAAGATCCAAACGTGAAATTTTTGTTTATTCATACCTGGGAGAAAACAGCTACCCCAACTCAGGATGCGAGCGATTATATTAAATCACAGAAATATAGTTTCGAGGTGCTAATGGATACCAAAGATCCTGATTCGAAAGTTAACAAGGTGGTTACTGACTATAAAGTATCGGGAATTCCTTCAAAATTTGTGATCGATCCTGCAGGGAACATCAGATTTAGCCTGATGGGTTTTGATGGCAGCAATGAAGCTGCAGTAGATGAAATTTCAATGATGATCGATATGATCAAAAAAGGTTAA
- a CDS encoding CRP-like cAMP-binding protein (product_source=COG0664; cath_funfam=1.10.10.10,2.60.120.10; cog=COG0664; superfamily=51206): MANSNNSSFVWPLLQYMEQYHKLPSSLIEQYEKHCSLVIVRKNKHIVSPVDSNAALYFVKSGIVRGFIKDGTKDITTWFCFGNNIVGAIRHPDLQANHSVEYLQALEDCELIRIPYTLIDYAYSHFEEANIIGRKLLALHYYAASERSILARIPNALRRYQKLAESGKVDLNKIPLRYLASYLGMRLETLSRVRSKELHKSVHRDVALLIEK, encoded by the coding sequence ATGGCCAATTCTAACAACAGTTCTTTTGTATGGCCACTTCTCCAGTATATGGAACAATACCATAAGCTTCCTAGTAGCCTTATTGAACAGTATGAAAAACATTGCTCATTGGTTATAGTCAGAAAGAATAAACACATTGTTTCCCCTGTTGATAGTAATGCAGCCCTTTACTTTGTAAAAAGTGGCATTGTTCGTGGATTTATAAAAGATGGTACCAAAGATATTACCACCTGGTTTTGTTTTGGGAATAATATTGTGGGCGCCATTCGTCACCCTGATTTACAAGCTAACCATTCTGTAGAATATTTACAGGCATTAGAAGATTGTGAACTGATCCGCATTCCTTATACTTTAATCGACTATGCTTATTCCCATTTCGAAGAAGCCAACATTATTGGGCGAAAATTGTTAGCGTTACATTACTATGCTGCATCCGAAAGATCTATACTGGCCAGAATACCCAATGCATTGCGACGTTACCAAAAGCTGGCAGAAAGCGGAAAAGTAGACTTAAACAAAATACCGCTCCGCTATTTGGCAAGCTATTTAGGAATGAGATTAGAAACCTTAAGCAGGGTTAGAAGCAAAGAACTGCATAAAAGTGTACATCGCGATGTTGCCTTATTAATAGAGAAATAG
- a CDS encoding cold shock CspA family protein (product_source=COG1278; cath_funfam=2.40.50.140; cog=COG1278; pfam=PF00313; smart=SM00357; superfamily=50249) gives MRKGTVIQINQSVGFGLIQDENEQEIAFCLANLNEDITAGDLVEFKIELTAHGLTATNLRLLLCI, from the coding sequence ATGAGAAAGGGCACAGTAATACAAATCAACCAATCGGTTGGCTTTGGACTTATACAAGACGAAAACGAACAGGAAATTGCATTTTGTTTAGCAAATCTTAATGAAGATATCACTGCTGGCGACTTAGTAGAATTCAAAATCGAACTAACGGCACATGGGCTTACGGCCACCAACCTTCGGCTATTATTATGTATTTAA